One genomic segment of Intestinimonas butyriciproducens includes these proteins:
- a CDS encoding GNAT family N-acetyltransferase codes for MQLKLEQAGPECPEGCEEIFRNSLIYERYFQDPGRLEASLHRAAEQGELYLAVSESGELAGAMRIVMKGFCGLYPYLSLIGVRDGFRGRGVGGFLMEHLERLAREAGSRRVTLMVSDFNESAQQFYQARGYWRLGVLRDAVKPGIAEFVMVKDLEPV; via the coding sequence ATGCAGCTAAAGCTGGAACAGGCGGGACCAGAGTGCCCGGAGGGCTGCGAGGAGATTTTTCGGAACAGCTTGATCTATGAGCGATATTTTCAGGACCCGGGCCGCCTGGAGGCGAGCCTGCACCGGGCGGCGGAGCAGGGGGAGCTCTATCTGGCGGTAAGCGAATCCGGCGAGCTTGCCGGGGCCATGCGGATCGTCATGAAAGGCTTTTGCGGCCTGTATCCCTATCTGAGCCTGATCGGAGTCAGGGATGGGTTCCGCGGGCGCGGTGTGGGAGGGTTCCTGATGGAGCATCTGGAGCGCCTGGCCCGGGAGGCCGGCAGCCGGCGGGTGACCTTGATGGTCAGCGATTTCAACGAGAGCGCCCAGCAATTCTATCAGGCGCGCGGCTACTGGAGATTGGGTGTGCTCCGCGATGCGGTAAAGCCCGGGATCGCTGAATTTGTCATGGTTAAGGACCTGGAGCCCGTTTGA
- a CDS encoding carbamoyl phosphate synthase small subunit yields the protein MKATLILANGSIFEGQSIGSTEDCVCEMVFNTSMVGYQEILTDPSYAGQGIVMSYPLIGNYGVNSEDNESSRPWGEAFVVRHLSRRGSNFRCEGDLDDYLKEHGITGIQGVDTRAITRILRSQGTMNGMITCAEDFCIQDVLKTVEAYRVKGTVERVTRKAVQVYPPLIRQKLRVALMDFGVKENMIRCLQSRGCEVTVFPAHTTAQEILAGRYDGVMLSNGPGDPSDNVAIIQEIRDLYDAGIPIFAVCLGHQLMALATGASTRKMRFGHRGANHPVKDLDAGRVFITSQNHGYVVCAESVSPEVAAVSHVNVNEGSVEGLRYKNGNVYTVQFHPEASPGPKDTEYLFDRFIRRMEGGAW from the coding sequence ATGAAGGCCACCCTCATTCTGGCAAATGGCAGCATTTTTGAGGGACAGAGCATCGGCTCTACAGAGGACTGTGTCTGTGAGATGGTGTTCAATACCTCCATGGTGGGCTACCAGGAAATTTTGACGGACCCTTCCTACGCCGGACAGGGCATCGTGATGTCCTATCCGCTCATTGGCAACTATGGCGTGAACAGCGAGGACAACGAGTCTTCCCGGCCCTGGGGAGAGGCATTTGTCGTTCGCCACCTCTCCCGGCGGGGCAGTAATTTCCGCTGCGAAGGTGATTTGGACGATTATTTAAAAGAACATGGGATCACGGGCATCCAAGGCGTGGATACGCGCGCTATTACCCGTATTCTCCGCAGTCAGGGTACCATGAATGGTATGATCACCTGTGCGGAGGATTTTTGTATCCAGGATGTTTTGAAAACGGTGGAGGCATATCGGGTCAAGGGTACGGTGGAGAGAGTCACCAGGAAAGCGGTGCAGGTCTATCCTCCGCTTATCCGCCAGAAACTGCGGGTGGCGCTGATGGATTTCGGTGTGAAGGAAAATATGATCCGCTGCCTCCAGAGCCGTGGCTGTGAGGTGACGGTGTTTCCGGCCCACACCACCGCCCAGGAGATCCTGGCGGGAAGATACGACGGCGTGATGCTCTCCAACGGACCGGGGGACCCCTCGGACAACGTGGCCATCATCCAGGAGATTCGGGACCTCTATGACGCCGGGATTCCCATTTTCGCCGTATGTCTGGGACATCAGCTCATGGCGCTGGCCACCGGCGCTTCCACCAGGAAGATGCGCTTCGGCCACCGGGGCGCCAATCATCCGGTGAAGGACCTGGACGCCGGCCGGGTGTTCATCACCTCTCAGAACCACGGCTATGTGGTCTGCGCCGAGAGCGTCAGCCCGGAGGTGGCCGCAGTCTCTCACGTCAACGTAAACGAGGGCAGTGTGGAGGGACTCCGGTACAAGAACGGGAATGTCTATACCGTCCAGTTCCACCCCGAGGCCTCGCCCGGCCCCAAAGATACGGAATACCTCTTTGACCGATTTATCCGCCGGATGGAAGGAGGCGCCTGGTAA
- a CDS encoding efflux RND transporter permease subunit yields the protein MLEKISRALTRKPKLVVLVAVLLLIPSVLGAAMTRINYDILSYLPQDLDSAKGEALLEEPFHMAATTMLIVEGMPPAYTHQLQKEVEQVPGVSNAIWLSSLVGIQIPEEMLPEDIRDIFFSGDATMMIVQYEQPGASEATMKSIEQVRSLCNKNCFLAGFSVFIKDTKDLISKEMPLYVVMAAVLSIIAMCVTMESWLLPVALMLSIGLAILYNFGSNILLGEISFITQAIAAVLQLGVTMDYSIFLYHRYVEEAPHYEDRRDAMAVSIVAAFKSLSGSSLTTIAGFLALCFMRLTLGRDLGLVMAKGVVLGVATVVLVLPAILLLMDGPIRRYRHPALAPNMGRLNAFIVRHRHFFVALFFLLFFPAVYSNNHTQVYYKLDQSLPQDMPSIVSTDKLKDEFNMASSHFIVMRDDISRARMKELEEAIDEIPGITSVVAYDKLISGTIPDFFIPDEIKDLCKQDGYQMMMVNSEYVTASDAVSQQLSQLSALVKSYDPEAYITGEAAMTDDLITVSDSDFKLTNYLSIIAILILVAFTFRSISIPILLVSTIELAIFINQGIPYFSGTVIAFVAPTVIGCVQLGATVDYAILMTTRFQEELQKGKDRKEAIQIAATSSDISIITSALVFFCSTLGVALISTMDIVSSICLMLSRGAVISALVSIFILPSVLVVFEPIIARTSLWWRTPKPPKAPQNPQPGKQALSSAGKH from the coding sequence TTGCTTGAAAAAATCTCCCGCGCACTGACACGCAAACCAAAGCTGGTGGTATTGGTCGCGGTCCTGCTGCTGATCCCAAGCGTTTTGGGCGCCGCTATGACCCGCATCAACTATGATATCCTCTCCTACCTCCCTCAGGACCTGGACTCCGCCAAGGGAGAGGCGCTTCTGGAAGAGCCCTTCCACATGGCGGCCACCACTATGCTCATCGTGGAGGGAATGCCCCCTGCGTACACACACCAACTGCAAAAGGAGGTAGAACAGGTCCCGGGGGTGAGCAATGCCATCTGGCTGTCCAGTCTGGTCGGCATCCAGATCCCTGAGGAGATGCTTCCCGAGGATATCCGTGACATTTTCTTCTCGGGCGATGCCACAATGATGATCGTCCAATATGAACAGCCCGGCGCCTCGGAGGCCACGATGAAATCCATCGAGCAGGTCCGGTCCCTGTGCAATAAAAACTGCTTTCTGGCCGGCTTCTCCGTCTTTATCAAGGACACCAAGGACCTGATCTCCAAGGAAATGCCGCTGTATGTGGTGATGGCCGCCGTGCTCTCCATCATCGCCATGTGCGTCACGATGGAGTCCTGGCTGCTGCCCGTGGCCCTGATGCTCAGCATCGGCCTGGCCATTCTCTATAATTTCGGCAGCAACATCTTGTTGGGGGAGATCTCCTTCATTACCCAGGCCATTGCAGCCGTCTTGCAGCTGGGCGTCACCATGGACTACTCTATTTTCCTCTATCACCGGTATGTGGAGGAGGCGCCTCACTACGAGGACCGCCGGGACGCCATGGCCGTCTCCATTGTCGCTGCCTTCAAGTCCCTCTCCGGCAGCTCCCTGACCACCATCGCCGGCTTTCTGGCGCTTTGCTTCATGCGTTTGACGCTGGGGCGGGACCTGGGCCTCGTGATGGCCAAGGGCGTGGTTCTGGGCGTGGCCACCGTGGTACTGGTGCTCCCCGCTATTCTCCTTCTGATGGACGGCCCGATCCGCAGATACCGCCACCCCGCTTTGGCCCCAAACATGGGCCGTCTCAACGCATTTATCGTCCGGCACAGACACTTTTTCGTGGCGCTCTTTTTTCTTCTCTTTTTCCCAGCCGTCTACTCGAACAATCATACGCAGGTCTACTACAAGCTGGACCAATCCCTTCCCCAGGATATGCCCTCCATCGTTTCTACCGATAAGCTGAAGGATGAGTTCAACATGGCCTCCTCCCACTTTATCGTGATGCGCGACGATATCAGCCGCGCCAGGATGAAGGAGCTGGAGGAGGCCATCGATGAGATTCCCGGCATCACCAGTGTGGTGGCCTATGACAAGCTGATCAGCGGCACGATTCCCGATTTTTTTATTCCCGATGAGATCAAAGACCTGTGCAAACAGGACGGTTATCAAATGATGATGGTCAATTCGGAGTATGTCACCGCTTCCGACGCGGTATCCCAGCAGCTCTCCCAGCTCAGCGCTCTGGTCAAGTCCTACGACCCGGAGGCCTATATCACCGGCGAGGCCGCCATGACCGACGACCTCATCACCGTATCAGACTCCGACTTTAAGCTGACCAATTATTTGTCCATCATCGCCATTCTTATCCTCGTGGCCTTCACCTTCCGCTCCATCTCCATCCCCATCCTGCTGGTGTCCACCATCGAGCTGGCTATTTTCATCAACCAGGGCATTCCCTACTTCTCCGGCACGGTCATCGCCTTTGTGGCCCCCACCGTGATCGGCTGCGTGCAGTTGGGCGCCACGGTGGACTACGCCATCCTGATGACCACCCGCTTTCAGGAGGAACTGCAAAAGGGCAAGGACCGGAAGGAGGCCATCCAAATCGCGGCCACCTCTTCAGACATTTCCATCATCACCAGCGCTCTGGTCTTTTTCTGCTCCACCCTCGGGGTAGCGCTGATCTCCACAATGGACATCGTCAGCAGCATCTGCCTGATGCTCTCCCGCGGCGCCGTCATCTCCGCACTGGTCAGTATCTTCATCCTTCCCTCCGTGCTGGTCGTCTTTGAGCCCATCATCGCCAGGACCAGCCTCTGGTGGCGGACACCCAAGCCGCCCAAAGCCCCCCAAAACCCACAGCCCGGCAAGCAGGCCCTCTCCTCCGCCGGAAAGCATTGA
- the nrdR gene encoding transcriptional regulator NrdR, whose amino-acid sequence MKCPFCGNLESKVVDSRPSDEGASIRRRRECLECHKRFTTYETMESLPLVVIKKDGSRQTFDRDKLLGSMLKACEKRSVPLSKLEEIAQEIEQSLQNDMEREVSSAVIGEMVMQKLKEVDEVAYVRFASVYRQFKDIGTFMDELNKLLDGK is encoded by the coding sequence ATGAAGTGTCCGTTTTGCGGCAACCTGGAAAGTAAGGTCGTCGATTCCCGCCCCTCGGACGAGGGGGCCAGTATCCGCCGCCGCCGGGAGTGCCTGGAGTGCCACAAGCGGTTCACCACCTATGAGACAATGGAAAGCCTGCCTCTTGTGGTGATCAAAAAGGATGGCAGCCGTCAGACGTTTGACAGGGATAAGCTGCTTGGAAGCATGCTCAAGGCCTGTGAAAAACGCTCCGTCCCCCTGTCCAAGCTGGAGGAGATTGCGCAGGAGATCGAGCAGAGCCTGCAAAACGATATGGAGCGTGAAGTGAGCTCAGCCGTGATCGGGGAGATGGTGATGCAGAAGCTCAAGGAGGTGGATGAGGTGGCCTACGTCCGTTTTGCTTCGGTTTATCGCCAATTCAAAGATATCGGTACCTTTATGGATGAGCTCAATAAGCTTCTGGATGGAAAATGA
- a CDS encoding response regulator transcription factor, producing the protein MDGNILLVDDDVSILLLVSDVLEENGMNVVTARSGEEAVRLMEGQSFDLILLDIMMKGLSGLDVCRKIRSRVSCPILFLSAKDSVKDIVAGLDLGADDYLTKPFVLEELVARIQAHLRRQMRSDPRRASAGPIQIGGIRMEPEEMRVTRNGVEVPLSTREFELLAYLMQNAGQTLSRERIFHDVWRTEYGDVGTVAINIKNLRAKLDPDWRYIKTVWGSGYRFVTQNGFVEEESDDRRS; encoded by the coding sequence ATGGACGGAAATATACTTTTGGTGGACGACGATGTGTCCATTCTTCTGCTGGTCTCCGACGTGCTGGAGGAAAACGGGATGAATGTGGTGACGGCCCGTTCGGGAGAAGAGGCCGTCCGCCTGATGGAAGGGCAGAGCTTCGATCTGATTCTTCTGGATATTATGATGAAGGGGCTCAGCGGGCTGGATGTGTGCAGGAAGATCCGCAGCCGGGTGAGCTGCCCGATTCTCTTCCTCAGCGCAAAGGACAGCGTGAAGGACATTGTGGCGGGCCTGGACTTGGGGGCGGACGACTATCTGACCAAGCCGTTTGTACTGGAGGAGCTGGTGGCGAGAATACAGGCGCACCTGCGCCGGCAAATGCGCTCGGACCCCCGGCGGGCATCGGCGGGACCGATCCAGATCGGCGGGATCCGTATGGAGCCGGAGGAGATGCGGGTCACCCGAAACGGCGTGGAGGTCCCACTGTCCACCCGGGAGTTTGAGCTCTTGGCCTACCTCATGCAAAACGCGGGACAGACGCTCTCACGGGAGCGCATCTTTCACGATGTGTGGCGGACGGAGTATGGAGACGTGGGAACGGTAGCCATCAACATCAAGAACCTGAGGGCCAAACTGGACCCTGACTGGCGCTATATCAAGACCGTGTGGGGATCAGGATACCGTTTTGTCACCCAAAACGGATTTGTGGAGGAGGAGAGCGATGACAGACGGAGCTGA
- a CDS encoding DUF4363 family protein, producing MRRLWIAVAFLAAVFAATLVNSHYLKTFSTELTSLLTQAESLAERGEWSEAESLTQQALASWEEHDLYLYTMLRHSDTDQVHSGFQEVLEFIRCEEGGEYSAANARLVSQIELLYEMEEFSLKNLL from the coding sequence ATGAGAAGACTCTGGATCGCTGTCGCCTTCCTCGCCGCGGTCTTTGCCGCGACACTGGTCAACTCCCATTATCTGAAAACCTTCTCGACAGAGCTTACATCCCTGCTCACGCAGGCCGAATCCTTGGCCGAGCGCGGGGAGTGGTCGGAGGCCGAGTCGCTTACCCAACAGGCCCTTGCGTCCTGGGAGGAGCATGATCTTTATCTCTACACCATGCTGCGTCACTCGGACACCGACCAGGTTCATAGCGGATTCCAAGAAGTTCTTGAGTTTATCCGCTGTGAGGAAGGGGGCGAATACTCCGCCGCCAACGCCCGCCTTGTCTCCCAAATCGAGCTGCTCTATGAGATGGAAGAATTCAGTTTGAAAAACCTTCTCTGA
- a CDS encoding collagen-like protein, translated as MNMFPRKSIDASDFAASLRDAEACVSSDCGHHPARCCVPNPCCGCPPFPTGCCTGPIGPQGPQGIQGPTGPQGAQGPQGAQGPAGRDGATGATGTAGVTGPTGATGAAGVAGPTGPTGATGATGMAGPTGATGATGAAGVTGPTGATGAAGVAGPTGATGATGTAGVTGPTGATGAAGVAGPTGATGATGAAGVTGPTGATGAAGVAGPTGATGATGPTGPTGPTGPTGPTGTADTIAVGTTTTGDPGTEAAVVDFTGSPNHVFNFSIPRGADGAAGATGATGPTGPTGPTGAQGLAGATGATGPTGPTGSCTCSCRSRGELVVNGGMESFTGTVPTSWTANNKNLVSIVGQQGRVHSGSLAANLNNGAVLYQDIAVNAGCYHRFSFFARGEGSQVGVTAKVIYLNAQDQPTQGLLIQVRQQDMVASNRVFAYYQGITIAAPAGTVKARIEFDVSADGGQSMDLDDVSFSLA; from the coding sequence ATGAATATGTTCCCTCGCAAATCAATCGATGCTTCCGACTTTGCCGCATCCCTTCGTGATGCCGAAGCTTGCGTTTCCAGCGACTGCGGCCACCATCCCGCAAGGTGCTGCGTCCCTAATCCCTGCTGTGGCTGTCCCCCCTTCCCCACCGGATGCTGTACTGGCCCGATCGGCCCCCAGGGGCCTCAGGGGATCCAGGGGCCGACCGGTCCCCAGGGCGCTCAGGGTCCCCAGGGTGCACAAGGTCCGGCCGGACGTGACGGCGCTACGGGCGCCACAGGCACGGCCGGCGTGACTGGGCCCACCGGTGCAACCGGCGCGGCTGGCGTGGCTGGACCTACCGGACCTACCGGCGCTACGGGTGCCACAGGCATGGCCGGACCTACCGGCGCTACGGGCGCCACAGGTGCGGCCGGCGTGACTGGGCCCACCGGTGCAACCGGCGCGGCTGGCGTGGCCGGACCTACCGGCGCTACGGGCGCCACAGGCACGGCCGGTGTGACTGGGCCCACCGGTGCAACCGGCGCGGCTGGCGTGGCCGGACCTACCGGCGCTACGGGTGCCACAGGTGCGGCCGGCGTGACTGGGCCCACCGGTGCAACCGGCGCGGCTGGCGTGGCCGGACCTACCGGCGCTACGGGCGCCACTGGTCCCACCGGACCGACGGGGCCAACGGGACCCACTGGTCCGACCGGCACTGCGGATACTATTGCCGTAGGCACCACTACAACCGGCGACCCGGGCACCGAGGCTGCCGTGGTAGACTTCACGGGGAGCCCCAACCATGTCTTTAACTTTTCTATTCCCAGAGGCGCGGATGGCGCGGCCGGTGCGACTGGCGCGACTGGTCCCACCGGGCCCACCGGGCCGACAGGCGCACAGGGTCTGGCGGGCGCAACCGGCGCGACTGGTCCCACCGGGCCGACAGGAAGCTGCACCTGTTCGTGCCGCTCCCGGGGCGAGTTGGTCGTAAACGGCGGCATGGAATCCTTTACAGGCACTGTCCCCACCAGTTGGACCGCAAACAATAAGAACCTGGTCTCCATCGTCGGCCAGCAAGGTCGGGTGCATTCCGGGAGTCTGGCCGCCAATCTGAACAACGGTGCCGTCCTCTATCAGGACATCGCTGTAAACGCCGGGTGCTATCACCGCTTTTCTTTCTTTGCAAGAGGAGAGGGCAGCCAGGTAGGCGTCACCGCCAAGGTGATTTATCTAAACGCACAGGACCAGCCGACCCAGGGCCTGCTCATCCAGGTAAGACAGCAGGATATGGTCGCCAGCAACCGGGTATTCGCCTACTATCAGGGAATCACCATCGCCGCGCCGGCCGGAACCGTGAAGGCAAGGATCGAGTTTGATGTCAGCGCGGACGGCGGTCAGAGCATGGATCTGGACGACGTATCGTTCTCCTTGGCCTGA
- a CDS encoding metallophosphoesterase: MRPPKNRKRRWAVLAAFCALLAIAAAGLENRLTLRRYTVGSEKVKKTVRIALLTDLHSCFYGEGQRELLDMVEVQHPDVVLLGGDIVDDVLPEDNAWLTVRRLAARYPTYYVTGNHEYRSGRVETIRKEMAESGVIVLAGECRSVLLQGQRVELCGVDDPKCGGSMWSDQLSAAAKAAGPDCFAVLLSHRPERVEDYLAYDFDLVLSGHAHGGQWRLPGLVNGLLAPDQGFFPAYAGGLYRLDENTDLVVSRGLARESTRVPRIFNPPELVIIDVTPAE; the protein is encoded by the coding sequence ATGAGACCACCGAAAAACCGAAAGCGCAGATGGGCGGTTCTGGCCGCCTTTTGCGCGCTCCTGGCCATAGCGGCGGCAGGGCTGGAAAATCGGCTGACCCTGCGGCGATATACCGTAGGCAGCGAAAAGGTGAAGAAGACGGTGCGGATCGCCCTGCTGACGGATCTGCACAGTTGCTTTTATGGAGAGGGACAGCGGGAGTTGCTGGACATGGTGGAGGTACAGCATCCGGATGTGGTGTTGCTGGGCGGCGATATTGTGGACGACGTTCTCCCGGAGGACAATGCATGGCTCACAGTACGGCGCTTGGCCGCGCGGTATCCGACTTATTATGTCACAGGAAACCACGAATACCGCAGCGGCAGGGTGGAGACGATCCGAAAGGAGATGGCGGAGAGCGGCGTTATCGTGCTGGCGGGGGAGTGCCGTTCGGTACTTTTACAGGGGCAGCGTGTCGAGCTGTGCGGTGTGGACGATCCGAAGTGCGGCGGGTCTATGTGGAGCGATCAGTTGTCCGCAGCGGCGAAGGCGGCGGGCCCGGACTGCTTTGCCGTGCTCCTCTCCCACCGTCCGGAGCGGGTGGAGGACTACTTGGCCTACGACTTTGATCTGGTTTTGTCGGGCCATGCCCACGGGGGACAGTGGCGCCTTCCGGGCCTGGTCAACGGCTTGCTGGCCCCGGACCAGGGATTCTTTCCGGCGTATGCAGGCGGGCTGTACCGGCTTGACGAGAACACCGACCTGGTGGTCAGCCGCGGGCTGGCCAGGGAGTCCACGCGGGTCCCGCGCATTTTCAATCCGCCGGAACTGGTCATCATTGACGTGACGCCGGCAGAATGA
- a CDS encoding DUF421 domain-containing protein: MIIAFLRTIILYLLIIAGIRLMGKRQVGELEPSELVLDLIIADLAAVPMQDFGIPLLSGIIPILTLLSVTMVLSVLTMKSVKFRAIVCGRPSIIVENGRLNQQEMRRNRFTVDELNEELRVQGITDLSTVKYAILETNGRVSVIPYANQRPVTAEQMNLFPDDVGLPLVIINDGRLLEHNLKLRGFNEGWLNKRLEEHGVRAVRDVFLLSVDEQNRVYFVPKEVGVK, translated from the coding sequence ATGATCATCGCGTTTCTGCGTACCATTATATTATATCTGCTGATCATCGCGGGCATTCGTCTGATGGGAAAGCGGCAGGTGGGAGAGCTGGAGCCCTCCGAACTGGTGCTCGATCTCATCATCGCGGATCTGGCGGCCGTCCCCATGCAGGACTTCGGCATCCCCCTGCTCTCCGGCATCATTCCGATCCTGACGCTGCTCAGCGTCACCATGGTCCTCTCCGTGCTCACCATGAAGAGCGTCAAGTTCCGTGCCATCGTCTGCGGACGCCCCAGCATTATCGTGGAGAACGGGCGGCTGAATCAGCAGGAGATGAGGCGGAACCGCTTTACCGTGGACGAGCTAAATGAAGAGCTCAGAGTCCAGGGGATCACCGACCTGTCCACCGTCAAGTACGCGATTTTGGAGACCAACGGCCGGGTGTCCGTCATTCCTTACGCAAATCAGCGACCCGTCACTGCCGAGCAGATGAACCTCTTTCCGGACGACGTCGGCCTTCCCCTTGTCATCATCAATGACGGACGGCTGCTGGAGCACAATTTGAAGCTCCGCGGCTTCAACGAGGGCTGGCTCAATAAGCGCCTGGAGGAACACGGCGTCCGTGCTGTCCGGGATGTATTCCTCCTCTCCGTGGACGAGCAGAACCGGGTCTATTTTGTCCCCAAGGAGGTCGGTGTAAAATGA
- a CDS encoding HAMP domain-containing sensor histidine kinase, producing MTDGAEGRRFSGVGWLSSHLSRKLLLALVAAAVLSWGLMCGWFLSYLGDYAGNTYDGVMRAADGAAQRVGAFLEGCGGDFAALEDYLEDGALYCIVRDADGTLLYERMPAGEAGTRLLASGEQEAALSEGRRVHVYVWSRAIQRNELSADLQKKALRGLSGLNIGVFTVVAVLMYLLMLSPIVRLRKTMRRYYEKGDRPERSERQDEIGKLQNAFADLVGVLECKEKAEHQLIASISHDIKTPLTSVLGYSERLRSAELSPEKRQQYLDSVYEKALRLKSIVDEFDDYLDVGLRDTAPMRLMTVEAFCEKLRMEYESELMDADVLFRIECRCPQEQIICNWEHMRRFFGNLIGNSIQHARAGHLELRLRCCREGEQVVFLFWDNGKGVPPELLQQIFEPLYTTDPGRKVSGLGLSICKSIMKAHGGTVGAESGPEGGLLVRASLPCVHL from the coding sequence ATGACAGACGGAGCTGAGGGGCGGAGGTTTTCCGGGGTGGGCTGGTTGAGTTCTCATCTGTCGCGGAAGCTGCTGCTGGCCCTGGTGGCTGCGGCGGTGCTGAGCTGGGGGCTGATGTGCGGATGGTTCCTGTCCTATCTGGGGGACTACGCAGGGAACACCTATGACGGGGTGATGAGAGCGGCGGACGGAGCCGCGCAGCGTGTGGGGGCCTTCCTGGAAGGATGCGGCGGGGATTTTGCGGCACTGGAGGACTATTTGGAGGACGGAGCGCTCTACTGCATCGTGCGCGATGCGGACGGGACGCTCCTCTATGAGCGGATGCCTGCCGGTGAGGCGGGGACACGGCTGCTGGCCTCCGGGGAGCAGGAGGCCGCGCTGTCGGAAGGGCGGCGCGTCCATGTGTATGTGTGGAGCCGGGCCATCCAGCGCAATGAGTTGAGCGCAGATCTGCAGAAAAAGGCCCTGAGGGGCCTGTCCGGCCTGAATATCGGCGTATTCACGGTAGTGGCGGTCTTGATGTATCTGCTGATGCTCTCTCCAATTGTGCGGCTCCGCAAAACCATGCGCCGCTATTATGAGAAGGGGGACCGCCCCGAGCGGAGCGAGCGCCAGGATGAGATCGGGAAACTCCAGAATGCCTTTGCCGATCTGGTGGGCGTATTGGAATGTAAGGAGAAAGCGGAGCACCAGCTCATCGCCTCTATCTCCCACGATATCAAGACGCCCCTGACCTCTGTGCTCGGCTATTCCGAGCGCCTTCGCTCGGCAGAGCTTTCGCCCGAAAAGAGGCAGCAGTACCTGGACAGCGTCTATGAAAAAGCACTGAGGCTCAAGTCCATTGTGGACGAGTTCGACGATTATCTGGATGTGGGGCTGCGGGACACGGCCCCCATGCGGCTGATGACCGTGGAGGCATTCTGTGAAAAGCTCCGAATGGAATATGAGTCGGAGTTGATGGATGCCGACGTGCTGTTCAGGATCGAGTGCAGATGTCCGCAAGAGCAGATCATCTGCAACTGGGAGCATATGCGGCGCTTTTTTGGAAACCTCATTGGAAACAGCATCCAACATGCCCGAGCGGGGCATCTGGAACTGCGCCTGAGGTGCTGCAGGGAGGGGGAGCAGGTCGTCTTTTTGTTCTGGGACAACGGAAAAGGCGTACCCCCGGAGCTGCTCCAGCAGATTTTTGAGCCGCTCTACACCACAGACCCGGGGCGGAAAGTGTCCGGTCTCGGCCTGTCCATCTGCAAGAGCATCATGAAGGCGCACGGAGGGACGGTAGGAGCGGAGAGCGGCCCTGAGGGCGGGTTGCTGGTCCGTGCATCGCTGCCGTGCGTCCATCTATAA